The proteins below come from a single Cannabis sativa cultivar Pink pepper isolate KNU-18-1 chromosome 3, ASM2916894v1, whole genome shotgun sequence genomic window:
- the LOC115711601 gene encoding CBBY-like protein: MASISLSLATISSSKALLSHQKTSSIASLKPHDKTLSHSILGTSLIRPTTLTTTRGKASSPTTKITCLASSSSSSPLPSALLFDCDGVLVDTEKDGHRISFNDTFNEKGLGVTWDVDLYGELLKIGGGKERMTAYFNKTGWPEKAPKSEEERKEFIASLHKRKTELFMALIEKKLLPLRPGVAKLVDQAFAEGVKVAVCSTSNEKAVSAIVSFLLGPERAEKIKIFAGDVVPRKKPDPAIYNLAAITLGVDPSSCVVVEDSAIGLAAAKAAGMTCIVTKSGYTADEDFLNADAVFDCIGDPPEERFDLAFCKSLLEKQYVS; encoded by the exons ATGGCGTCCATATCTCTTTCCTTAGCCACAATATCTTCTTCAAAAGCTTTGCTTTCTCACCAAAAGACATCTTCCATTGCCAGCCTCAAACCCCATGATAAGACCTTATCACATTCTATATTGGGTACCAGTCTAATAAGACCAACAACATTGACCACAACCAGAGGAAAAGCCTCTTCTCCTACAACTAAGATCACTTGcttagcttcttcttcttcttcttcacctcTTCCCTCTGCCCTTTTATTTGACTGTGATGGAGTCCTTGTTGACACTGAGAAAGATGGCCACCGTATTTCTTTCAATGACACTTTCAATGAG AAAGGATTGGGTGTTACTTGGGATGTTGATTTGTATGGAGAGCTGCTCAAGATTGGAGGTGGGAAAGAGAG AATGACTGCCTACTTCAACAAGACAGGTTGGCCAGAAAAAGCTCCCAAGAGTGAAGAAGAGAGAAAGGAATTCATTGCTTCACTTCACAAGAGAAAGACCGAGTTGTTCATGGCCCTTATTGAGAAAAAACTACTGCCTCTTCGACCCGGCGTAGCTAA GCTGGTTGATCAAGCTTTTGCAGAAGGTGTCAAAGTTGCTGTATGCAGCACATCTAATGAAAAGGCG GTCTCTGCAATAGTAAGTTTCTTACTCGGACCAGAGAGAGCAGAGAAGATCAAGATATTTGCTGGAGATGTTGTCCCTCGCAAGAAGCCTGATCCT GCTATTTATAATCTGGCAGCCATCACCCTAGGTGTTGATCCTTCAAG CTGTGTTGTGGTGGAGGACAGTGCCATAGGCCTTGCTGCTGCCAAAGCTGCTGGAATGACATGCATAGTAACTAAAAGCGG ATACACAgcagatgaagactttttaaaTGCTGATGCAGTTTTTGACTGCATTGGTGATCCTCCTGAAGAGAGATTTGACTTGGCATTTTGCAAAAGCCTTCTTGAGAAGCAGTATGTCAgctag